A region of Chelonoidis abingdonii isolate Lonesome George chromosome 8, CheloAbing_2.0, whole genome shotgun sequence DNA encodes the following proteins:
- the SST gene encoding somatostatin — MLSCRLQCALALLSVALAVSSVSAAPSDPRLRQFLQKSLAAAAGKQELAKYFLAELLSEPSQPENEALEPEDLSRGAEQDEVRLELERSANANPALAPRERKAGCKNFFWKTFTSC, encoded by the exons ATGCTGTCCTGCCGTCTCCAGTGCGCCCTAGCCTTGCTCTCCGTCGCCTTGGCGGTGAGCAGCGTCTCCGCGGCGCCCTCGGACCCGAGACTCCGGCAGTTCCTGCAGAAGTCACTGGCTGCGGCAGCGGGCAAACAG gaacTGGCGAAGTACTTTTTGGCAGAATTGCTCTCAGAACCCAGCCAGCCGGAAAATGAAGCCCTGGAGCCCGAGGACCTGTCCCGAGGCGCAGAGCAGGATGAAGTGAGACTGGAGTTGGAGCGATCGGCTAACGCCAACCCCGCCTTGGCGCCCCGAGAACGCAAAGCCGGCTGCAAGAATTTCTTCTGGAAAACGTTCACATCCTGTTAG